Proteins encoded within one genomic window of Haematobia irritans isolate KBUSLIRL chromosome 5, ASM5000362v1, whole genome shotgun sequence:
- the LOC142239567 gene encoding uncharacterized protein LOC142239567 codes for MTLDKFIRAADHLVEFEASLNENKLPTTSLCLLETHRDEIKGIWNRLKQIYEKCLVELANGEDDGKETEATRKRETESVKEKYKSSYSTYCRCVSKISELMANLGSSYSASSPNSNSSFNLPPIELNVFHGDFKSWPTFRDMFTAVCIKNSKLSPVEKLFHLTQKTKGEAHEIVSKSPLTDDGFGTAWSNLCARYENKRVLVNEQLKTLFNLSAICSESASSIKGLQRDINACISILRVHKIDIESWNPIFVFLCSNCLPDSTLTLWEQTLNDKTCIPKWSELDEFLTNRYRTLESVSEIRGSKEQKPSNSRTKGNNNSKQISGKISTFQANISQHTCKLCSNEVHVIRKCPKFLKMNYQQRWTEIKSKGLCANCFASSHTAQRCKSKYSCFKCGKRHNSLLHNDSNNHSQSTSYSNNSQRPRNDPISNPLIPPSSPSNIQSTDSSNGVIQTCFASNSNGVLLGTAMVRILHSGVVYRARALLDSGSEGTLISERLSNMLRLPSRHTSATISGLNNSVSAAVQKECCFVLGSESDLNFELFVSALVVPHLSNNLPSRTIDIQRLSDLPPLQLADPKFYESSKIDILLGADVFPSIMLSKNELGICGSLMAQETVFGWILTGPIFTRNNSSCSARVSFFCEISLDKQISRFWEVENIPKKRFLSHEDKICEDLYRKTTRRNEEGRYVVSLPFKESFPEKLCLGSSRSGAMAQFLRNESRLIRNPDLKQEYDKSLIEYVTLNHMSLIDSPSPIQMCYYLPHHAVIKPERTTTKVRVVFNASAPSSNGISLNDVLYTGPVLQNDLTVLILKWRFYKFVLNGDIQKMYRQILVNASHTPFQRILFRENPNNPVQEFELKTVTFGLNCAPYLAIRTIIQLANDVQEKYPLASKILRNSIYVDDALLGAHSIEMAIKSRDELIQVLNSAGFHMRKWISNSKKILKGLPTEHLLCADFLEFEDRSSAKTLGVRWNALSDQFYFSTIKFPDTCSYTKREVLSQISKLFDPAGWLSPIIIIAKIIMQRIWLDRTEWDAIISPESLRLWKAFQANYNAIDDIRIPRWIAYSPDCKIEFHCFSDASEKAYSAVIYIRVICPSGISTNLISAKTKVAPLKTLSIPRLELCGSTLLAEMIDNLLPQFEIENYSLFCWTDSTIVLSWLAKPPCCWNTFVANRVSKIIQVVDISKWFHVDSEFNPADLASRGVQAQDLQNNRLWWNGPDWLSEPSKNWPRTIEKKNFETELEKKPVKVLFTYFQNFEDILDRFSSFSRALRAFYPDEYMTLNSKKSIKKSSPLLSLNPFIDQEGIMRICGRLESSSDLSFNERHPIILPYGCQYSRLLVHFIHQISLHGGNQLVLRLAIHLEATTDLSTSAFLAAFSRFVSRRGCPLHLHSDNGTTFVGASKTLSKEFIQTSRETLTSNYLHQNLTWHFIPPGAPHMGGLWEAGVKSFKQHFRKTVGVQKFTFEEFQTLLSKIEACLNSRPISPSSENPTDLTALTPGHFLIGSPILMPLEPELVHSSTSIQNRWQRIKAQHQFFCSRWKNEYLKELQKRHKWKRSEEDLRENMLVVVKEENLPPNSWRLGRITKVHHGNDNRVRVAEVHTQKGTITRPITKLVVLYDESS; via the exons ATGACATTGGACAAATTTATTAGGGCTGCCGATCATTTGGTCGAATTTGAAGcttctttaaatgaaaataaattgccTACCACATCTCTTTGTCTCCTCGAGACCCATCGCGATGAAATTAAGGGTATCTGGAATAGGTTAAAGCAGATTTATGAGAAATGTCTCGTGGAACTAGCCAACGGAGAAGACGATGGCAAAGAAACCGAGGCAACTCGAAAAAGGGAGACAGAATCGGTTAAGGAGAAATATAAGAGTTCCTATTCTACTTATTGTCGATGTGTGTCTAAGATAAGTGAATTAATGGCAAATCTTGGCTCATCTTATTCTGCTTCAAGTCCTAATTCTAACTCCAGTTTCAATTTGCCTCCAATCGAACTAAATGTTTTTCATGGTGACTTTAAATCTTGGCCAACTTTCCGGGACATGTTCACCGCGGTCTGTATAAAGAATTCTAAGTTGAGTCCCGTAGAGAAATTGTTCCACCTGACCCAAAAGACCAAGGGTGAGGCTCATGAAATCGTGTCGAAAAGTCCGCTCACTGACGATGGTTTCGGAACAGCTTGGTCCAACTTATGTGCCCGTTATGAGAATAAACGGGTTCTTGTAAACGAACAATTGAAGACCTTATTCAATCTTTCGGCAATTTGCTCTGAATCGGCCAGTTCTATAAAAGGGCTTCAACGCGACATTAATGCCTGTATTTCGATCTTAAGGGTCCACAAAATCGATATCGAGAGTTGGAATCCAATTTTTGTCTTCCTTTGCTCCAACTGTCTTCCAGATTCTACCTTGACCTTATGGGAACAGACGTTGAATGATAAAACTTGCATTCCTAAATGGTCGGAATTAGACGAATTTTTAACGAACAGGTACCGTACCCTGGAGTCCGTCTCCGAAATCAGAGGTTCTAAGGAGCAAAAGCCTTCTAATTCCCGAACGAAAGGGAATAATAATTCCAAACAAATCTCTGGGAAAATTAGCACATTTCAGGCTAATATCAGCCAACACACCTGCAAACTTTGTTCAAATGAAGTCCATGTAATACGGAAATgtccgaaatttctcaaaatgaatTACCAACAGAGATGGACCGAAATTAAAAGTAAAGGTTTATGTGCGAATTGCTTTGCTAGTTCGCATACAGCGCAGAGATGTAAAAGTAAATATTCTTGCTTTAAATGTGGTAAACGTCACAACTCACTACTACATAATGACTCGAATAATCACTCTCAAAGCACATCTTATTCCAATAATTCTCAACGGCCGAGAAATGATCCCATTTCAAATCCTTTAATACCACCATCGTCCCCTTCTAATATACAGTCCACTGATTCTTCAAATGGAGTAATACAAACATGTTTTGCCTCCAATTCGAACGGGGTATTACTGGGTACAGCTATGGTACGAATTCTCCATTCTGGGGTGGTGTATCGGGCTAGGGCTTTATTGGATTCTGGATCTGAAGGAACACTTATTTCTGAAAGACTTTCTAATATGTTACGACTTCCGTCCAGACATACCTCTGCCACGATTTCGGGACTAAATAATTCGGTATCTGCCGCTGTTCAAAAAGAATGTTGTTTTGTGTTGGGTTCGGAGTCCgatttgaattttgaattatttGTGTCGGCCTTAGTCGTCCCACATTTATCAAATAATTTACCTTCAAGAACAATAGATATCCAACGATTATCGGATTTACCCCCTCTTCAATTAGCCGACCCGAAGTTCTATGAAAGTTCAAAAATTGACATTCTTTTAGGGGCAGATGTTTTCCCATCGATTATGTTGTCAAAGAATGAACTGGGTATCTGTGGTTCTTTAATGGCTCAGGAGACCGTCTTCGGGTGGATTCTTACAGGTCCTATTTTTACTAGGAACAATTCTTCATGTTCTGCTCGTGTCTCCTTCTTCTGTGAAATCTCCTTAGATAAGCAGATTTCACGTTTCTGGGAGGTGGAGAATATTCCAAAGAAACGTTTTCTCTCCCATGAGGACAAAATTTGTGAAGATCTATATCGAAAGACCACCAGAAGAAATGAGGAGGGTCGGTATGTGGTTTCTTTGCCATTTAAAGAATCTTTTCCTGAAAAATTGTGTCTTGGATCATCCCGCTCGGGTGCAATGGCACAATTTCTGCGAAATGAATCGAGGTTGATTCGGAATCCAGATTTGAAGCAGGAATATGATAAGTCACTTATTGAATATGTCACCCTCAATCATATGTCATTGATAGATTCTCCTAGTCCAATCCAAATGTGCTACTACTTACCACATCACGCGGTAATAAAGCCGGAAAGAACTACTACTAAGGTTAGAGTAGTTTTTAATGCATCCGCTCCCTCTTCCAATGGTATTAGTTTGAACGATGTCCTTTATACGGGACCTGTATTACAGAATGATTTGACTGTACTAATATtgaaatggcgattttacaaatttgtccTGAATGGTGATATCCAAAAAATGTATAGACAAATTCTTGTCAATGCCAGCCATACACCATTTCAAcgtattttatttcgtgaaaatcCGAATAATCCTGTCCaagaatttgaattgaaaactgTAACGTTTGGATTAAATTGTGCGCCATATTTGGCCATACGTACAATTATCCAATTGGCAAATGACGTACAGGAAAAATATCCTTTGGCTAGTAAGATATTAAGGAATTCAATTTATGTTGATGACGCTTTACTAGGGGCTCACTCTATTGAGATGGCGATAAAGTCGAGGGATGAATTAATTCAAGTTCTGAATTCCGCCGGGTTTCATATGAGAAAATGGATTTCtaattcaaagaaaattcttAAAGGACTTCCAACTGAACATCTTTTGTGTGCTGATTTTTTGGAATTCGAAGATCGTAGTTCAGCAAAAACCCTAGGAGTTCGTTGGAATGCCCTTTCAGACCAGTTTTATTTTTCCACCATCAAATTTCCAGATACTTGTTCATACACTAAGCGCGAAGTTTTGTCgcaaatatcaaaattgtttgaTCCAGCAGGATGGTTGTCACCCATTATCATAATTGCTAAGATTATCATGCAGAGAATTTGGTTGGACCGAACGGAATGGGATGCAATAATTTCTCCAGAATCACTTCGACTATGGAAAGCTTTTCAAGCTAATTATAACGCAATAGATGACATCAGAATTCCAAGATGGATCGCATATTCCCCTGATTGTAAAATCGAGTTTCACTGTTTTTCAGATGCATCGGAAAAAGCATATTCTGCAGTCATATACATTCGAGTTATTTGTCCAAGTGGTATATCCACTAACTTAATTAGTGCTAAAACAAAAGTAGCCCCACTGAAAACATTATCCATTCCACGATTAGAGCTTTGTGGGTCCACGTTATTAGCTGAAATGATCGACAATTTGCTCCcacaatttgaaattgaaaactatTCCTTGTTTTGCTGGACTGACTCAACTATCGTGCTCTCCTGGTTAGCGAAACCACCTTGTTGTTGGAATACATTTGTAGCCAATAGAGTCTCAAAAATTATACAAGTGGTGGACATATCCAAATGGTTTCACGTGGATTCGGAATTCAATCCTGCAGACTTAGCCAGTCGAGGAGTTCAAGCTCAGGACCTACAAAACAACCGCTTGTGGTGGAATGGACCAGATTGGCTATCAGAACCATCAAAGAATTGGCCAAGAACCATTGAGAAAAAGAATTTCGAAACTGAGCTCGAAAAAAAGCCCGTCAAAGTTCTTTTTACTTATTTCCAAAACTTTGAGGACATTCTTGACCGATTTTCTTCATTTTCCAGAGCCCTTAGA GCATTTTATCCAGACGAGTATATGAcactcaattctaaaaaatctattaaaaaatcTAGTCCACTTTTATCCTTAAATCCATTTATTGACCAGGAGGGAATAATGCGAATATGTGGCCGACTAGAATCATCATCTGATTTATCTTTCAACGAAAGACATCCAATTATCCTTCCATACGGATGCCAATACTCTCGTCTTTTAGTCCATTTTATTCATCAGATCAGTCTTCACGGGGGGAATCAACTGGTGCTGCGACTG GCAATACACTTAGAAGCAACCACCGATTTGTCTACCTCCGCTTTCCTAGCAGCCTTCAGCCGATTTGTATCCCGACGTGGCTGCCCTCTGCATCTTCACTCAGATAATGGAACTACATTTGTTGGAGCTTCCAAAACATTATCCAAAGAATTTATCCAAACTTCTCGTGAAACTCTGACTTCAAATTACTTGCACCAAAATTTGACATGGCATTTTATACCACCAGGAGCACCTCATATGGGTGGACTATGGGAAGCCGGTGTCAAAAGCTTTAAACAGCATTTCAGGAAAACGGTTGGTGTCCAAAAATTTACATTCGAAGAATTCCAGACATTGTTATCCAAAATTGAAGCATGTCTTAACTCCCGACCTATTTCCCCATCTTCCGAGAATCCCACCGATTTAACAGCGTTGACACCgggacattttttaattggctcgcCTATACTTATGCCACTGGAACCAGAACTTGTCCATTCCTCTACTTCTATCCAAAATCGCTGGCAACGCATAAAAGCTCAACATCAGTTTTTCTGTTCCCGATGGAAAAATGAATACCTTAAAGAATTACAAAAGCGCCATAAATGGAAAAGGTCTGAAGAGGACTTGAGGGAAAACATGCTGGTGGTGGTTAAAGAAGAAAACTTACCCCCGAATTCTTGGCGTCTTGGTCGCATTACAAAGGTTCATCATGGCAATGACAATCGAGTTCGAGTAGCGGAAGTACACACCCAGAAAGGCACTATAACTAGGCCAATTACAAAATTAGTTGTATTGTACGATGAATCCTCCTAA